The following are encoded in a window of Sporocytophaga myxococcoides DSM 11118 genomic DNA:
- a CDS encoding RNA polymerase sigma factor, with protein MTELEKIIKGCKQKDIKYQKMLFNLYAGKMKYVCLRYLSSNEDAEDAVQEGFIKVFASIDTYEARGVFDGWIRRIFVNIALMALREKKRKNENSPMSTIHEDLCADEDHPVEEEIDYSDINPDKIDFNIILKADFTQEELLSCVSSLDEIFRVIFNLYFIDNFKHAEIASMLQIDENTSRTRLLRARKKIQAELYKRSIKKVSQ; from the coding sequence TTGACTGAGTTAGAAAAAATAATAAAAGGTTGTAAGCAAAAAGATATAAAATATCAGAAGATGCTTTTCAATCTTTACGCAGGCAAAATGAAATATGTTTGCCTGCGCTATCTTTCCAGCAATGAAGATGCGGAAGATGCAGTTCAGGAAGGATTTATTAAAGTATTTGCAAGTATCGACACTTATGAAGCACGGGGAGTATTTGATGGATGGATAAGGAGAATATTTGTAAATATAGCACTGATGGCTTTGCGTGAGAAAAAGAGAAAAAATGAAAATTCTCCTATGAGCACGATTCATGAAGACTTGTGTGCAGATGAAGATCATCCGGTGGAAGAAGAAATCGATTACTCTGATATTAATCCGGATAAAATTGATTTCAACATTATCTTAAAAGCAGATTTTACCCAGGAAGAACTTTTGTCCTGTGTTTCTTCTCTGGACGAAATCTTCAGGGTAATCTTTAACCTGTATTTCATAGACAACTTTAAGCATGCTGAAATTGCCTCCATGTTGCAAATCGATGAAAACACTTCGAGAACGCGATTACTAAGAGCCCGAAAAAAAATTCAGGCCGAACTATATAAAAGAAGTATTAAAAAAGTAAGTCAATAA